A DNA window from Comamonas fluminis contains the following coding sequences:
- a CDS encoding helicase HerA-like C-terminal domain-containing protein, whose protein sequence is MASPLLIAQHSATECALLPGLANRHGLITGATGTGKTVTLQKLAESFSQIGVPVFMADVKGDLSGISQSGKIEGKLAASLKDRGLELPSPLACPATLWDVFGEQGHPVRATISDMGPLLLGRMLGLNETQMGVLNLVFKIADDSGMLLLDLKDLRAMLQYVGDNAKQFTTQYGNISSASVGAIQRGLMTIESQGGDKFFGEPMLDINDLMQTDANGMGVVNILAADKLMNAPRLYSTFLLWLLSELFEQLPEIGDPDKPKLVFFFDEAHLLFNDAPKVLVERIELVVRLVRSKGVGVYFVTQNPIDIPDSVLGQLGNRVQHALRAFTPRDQKAVSSAASTMRPNPGLDIAAAITELAVGEALISFLDEKGRPSVTERVFVIPPGSQIGPISPEQRKALISGSLVAGVYEAMVDRESAFEMLRDRAGSATPAKPGEAPAAAGAAAGSAQQGGVADSMMDGLKELLFGRTGPRGGQHDGLVQTMAKSTMRTVGNNLGKEILRGVLGGILGNKKR, encoded by the coding sequence TTGATTGCCCAGCACTCTGCCACAGAATGCGCCCTGCTGCCCGGACTCGCCAATCGACATGGCCTGATCACAGGCGCAACAGGTACAGGCAAGACCGTTACCCTGCAAAAACTGGCGGAAAGCTTCTCGCAAATTGGCGTGCCTGTGTTCATGGCCGACGTCAAAGGCGACCTCAGCGGCATCAGCCAGAGCGGCAAGATTGAAGGCAAGCTGGCCGCCTCGCTCAAGGACAGAGGCCTTGAACTGCCCTCCCCGCTGGCCTGCCCGGCCACGCTGTGGGATGTGTTTGGCGAGCAAGGCCACCCTGTGCGCGCCACCATCTCGGACATGGGCCCGCTGCTGCTGGGCCGCATGCTGGGCCTCAATGAAACCCAGATGGGCGTGCTCAATCTGGTGTTCAAGATTGCCGACGACAGCGGCATGCTGCTGCTGGACCTCAAGGATCTGCGCGCCATGCTGCAGTATGTGGGCGACAACGCCAAGCAATTCACCACGCAGTACGGCAACATCAGCTCGGCCAGCGTGGGCGCCATCCAGCGCGGTCTGATGACCATCGAAAGCCAGGGCGGCGACAAATTCTTTGGCGAGCCCATGCTGGACATCAATGATTTGATGCAGACCGATGCCAACGGCATGGGCGTGGTCAACATTCTGGCCGCCGACAAGCTGATGAACGCGCCGCGCCTTTACTCGACTTTTTTGCTCTGGCTTCTGTCCGAGCTGTTCGAGCAATTGCCGGAAATTGGCGACCCCGACAAGCCCAAGCTGGTCTTTTTCTTCGACGAAGCCCACCTGCTGTTCAACGACGCGCCCAAGGTGCTGGTCGAGCGCATCGAGCTGGTCGTGCGTCTGGTGCGCTCCAAGGGCGTGGGCGTGTATTTCGTCACCCAGAACCCGATCGATATTCCAGACTCCGTGCTGGGCCAGCTGGGCAACCGCGTGCAGCACGCACTACGCGCCTTCACCCCGCGTGACCAGAAGGCGGTTTCCTCGGCCGCATCCACCATGCGCCCCAACCCGGGCCTGGATATTGCCGCCGCCATTACCGAGCTGGCCGTGGGCGAGGCACTGATCAGCTTCCTCGACGAAAAAGGCCGCCCCAGCGTGACCGAGCGCGTCTTTGTCATCCCACCCGGCAGCCAGATCGGCCCCATCTCGCCCGAGCAGCGCAAGGCACTCATCAGCGGCTCTCTGGTCGCAGGCGTCTATGAGGCCATGGTGGACCGCGAATCGGCCTTCGAGATGCTGCGCGACCGCGCTGGCAGCGCCACCCCTGCCAAGCCCGGCGAAGCACCCGCCGCTGCCGGTGCGGCGGCAGGTTCTGCCCAGCAAGGCGGAGTGGCCGACTCCATGATGGACGGCCTCAAGGAACTGCTGTTTGGCCGCACCGGCCCACGCGGCGGCCAGCATGATGGTCTGGTGCAGACCATGGCCAAATCCACCATGCGCACCGTGGGCAACAACCTGGGCAAGGAAATTCTGCGCGGCGTGCTCGGCGGCATTCTGGGCAACAAGAAGCGCTAA